In Corynebacterium sp. P4-C1, the sequence GATGTGGTAGTTGAGTCGAAAGGTTACTGACGGTGGCCGCCCTTGTATCTCCCAGGGCCCACCATCAGAAAGCGTTACACCACACTAAGGGACGCAACCTGCAGTCCGCCTGACCACTGGAAATTTCGCCGTCAAGAATAAGCGCCAGCTTTCCGCCGGTGTCGAATTCGCCCCCACTTCCATGGGCCGAGGTGGCGCCGACGACCTCATCGCCGGACCAATGCGCATCGGCTCCCCCGGAGTGATCTCCGCGACCCGTGTCGCCGAGCAAGGACTCTTGGGAATGAACTTGCCGGTCCAGTACATGGAGTGGGCCGACCTCGGCTACGGCATCATCAACTACACCCGTGAGTCAGCAACGTTCGAGTACTGGTTCCAGAACAAATTCGATCCGTCGAGCCCGGATGTGCTCGCTCACCAGATGATCGCCTGGGCGAAGGAAGACACTTCTCACCATCCCTCGCTACCCGCACCAGATCGATGCGGTGACTTTTGCACGGGCTTCCGGTGAAGGCCACGTCGGGCATCCGCTCAGCGGCACCGGCCCCAGGCGTGAAATTACGGGCGCGCTAGCCCGGAGGCTCCCCCCGGAAAGGCGTGGCGGAACACTGTGCCCATGTGAGTAACTGCACAGATTCGCCCGTATTGGAAATTTCAAACTAAAGTTGGGTTTATTCCATTTTGAAAGGATTTTCCTATGCGAGCAGTTCGCTATCACGGACAGAAAGACATCCGTGTCGAAGAAATTGACGCTCCTGCTGCAGGCCCGGGCGAGGTCCTCATCGACATCGCATGGTGCGGCATCTGCGGCACCGATCTCCACGAGTACCTCGACGGCCCAATCTTCGTCCCGGATAAGGGAAACCCGCACCCGGTGACTGGCGAAGAAATGCCGGTCACGCTCGGCCACGAGTTTTCCGGCGTAGTTTCGGCCCTGGGCGAGGGTGTCGATGACCTCCAGGTGGGTCAGCACGTCGTCGTCGAGCCCTACGTTCTGCCTGACGACGTGGACCCGAAGAAACCGGGCCCCTACAACCTCCACCCCGACGTCAACTTCATCGGTCTGGCTGGTGGCGGCGGCGGCCTGTCGGAACAGGTCGCAGTGCAGCGACGCTGGGTGCACCCGATCGACAAAGGCATCCCGCTCGACGAGGCTGCGCTGATCGAACCGTTGTCCGTCGCCCACCACGCTTTCGTCGCCTCCTGTGCAAAGGAAGGTGACGTTGCACTGATCGGCGGCGCTGGCCCGATTGGTTTGCTCACCGCAGCAGTGGCCAAAGCCTACGGGTGCACCGTCGTGATCTCAGAACTCTCCGAGCTTCGGCGCCAAAAAGCGGTCGAAGCCGGCGTGGCCGACCACACAGTCGACCCGTCATCGCAGGACCTCAAGGAAGCGATCCAGAAAATCACCGACGGTAACGGGGCCGATGTCGCATTCGAGTGCACCTCCGTCAACGTCGTGCTTGATCAGCTCGTCGACTGCCTCAAGCTACAGGGCACCCTCGTCGTCGTGTCCATCTGGTCCAAAAAGGCCGAGCTCGACATCCATGCGCTGGTGATGAAGGAACTGACCCTGCGCGGCATCATCGGCTACGCCCACGACCACCCGGAGACCATCAAATTGCTCGAATCCGGCAAGGTCGATCTCAGGCCGTTCATTACCAGCAAGATCGGCTTCGACGGTGTGGTGGATGAAGGGTTCGACACCCTGATCAACCACAACGAGACTGCCGTGAAGATTCTGGTGTCGCCGGAGCTCTAGAACGGCAGCCGGCATCTCCGCCGCAGACAGAGGGACCCCCTACCCGGTTAAACACCGGGTAGGGGGTCCTAAGTTGGTAGCGGGGGCTGTGTCTGAAGTCATGACATAGTTGACACGGCGTGCCTGGGACATCATTCCTGATGGTTGACAGGTCAGTCGCGACATGGTTGACACTTAGGGGGCGGAAACATTCTGGGGTGATGGTTGACACCTCAGTCGCGACATCGTTGGCACCTTCCGCTACCCCCGCGCGTCTGGTGCCGATGCGGGGATCAGTCGGGACATCGTTGACAAATGAACAGCCCGAACCGCAACCTTGCCATCGTCAAAGCCGTCCGTGATCAAGGTGAACCAGTCATCAAAGTCGCCAAACGCTTCGGCATCTCCCGCCAGCGCGTCTACAAGATTCTTGCCGAGTTCGACGCCGGCGGCGCAGAGGCCATCGCCCCGAAATCCCGCGCACCGCACACCCACCCAAATGCCGTGCCGGACAGCTTGCGCAACTACATCATCGACATGCGCAAAGAACTCACCAAAGCAGGACTCGACGCAGGCCCAGACACCATCGCCTTCCACCTAGACAGGCAGGGGCTTCGCACCCCGTCAACATCAACGATCCGCCGCATCATCACTGACGCCGGACTCGTCGACCCGCAACCACAAAAGAAACCACGCAGCTCCTACATCAGGTTTGAAGCCGCCATGCCCAACGAATGCTGGCAAGCCGACATCACCTACCTCTTCCTCATCGACGGCAGACGCGTAGAAGTCCTCGACTTCATCGACGACCACTCCCGCTACCTGCTATCAATCACCGCCCGGCCAGCATTTACAGGCCCAGCAGTCGCAGCAGAACTCCAACGCCTCATCGACACCTACGGCCCACCGGCATCCACGCTCACTGACAACGGGCTGGTGTTCACCGCCCGGTTAGCCGGACGAAAAGGCGGCCGCAACGCTTTTGAGAAAGTCCTCACCGACAACTGCATCCAACAGAAAAACGGCCGGCCAGGACACCCACAAACTCAAGGCAAAATCGAACGCTTCCACCAAACACTCAAACGCTGGATCAACGCCCAACCACCCGCCGAAACCATCCCCCACCTTCAACGACAACTCAACGAATTCGCCGCCTACTACAACACCGAACGCCCCCACAGATCACTTGGGCGGCGCACCCCACAACAGGCATACACAACAGGACCCAAGGCCGAACCCAACCACACCCCCGAAGAAGAATGGCGCGTCCGCAACGATGTCGTCGCCCCCAGCGGCAAAGTCACCATCCGCTACGCCGGCAGGCTCTACAGCCTAGGAATCGGACGCGCCTACTACGGCGAAGAAGTCCTGATGGTCATCACCGACAACCACATCACAACATCACTAAAAGAAACCGGCGAACCCATCGCCGAGCACTACATCGACACATCCCGCAATTACCAAAAAGCCTACTGGCGAAAAGGCCAACCCCCACTGACCTGAAAACCAAAACCGGCGCCTTGGAAAAATAAAAACCAAGACACCGGTTTGTCCACCATGTCGCGACTGATCTGTCAACGATGTCGCGACTGAGGACATTGGTAGCGGGGGCTGGATTCGAACCAACGACCTCTGGGTTATCGGATTACATTCGAACCTAACTGGTGTTATTCGATTCTGACCATGCAGTTTAGGCGCGTTTTAGATCATTTAGAGCCATTTAGAAACATCCAGAATCATCCCTCTAGTGCACCATCTAGTGCACCACCCGCAAGCACTGACTGCATGGCCGAAACGTCGGTGAGGTCCGTGTAGTTTCGAGCGTTCATCACTTCGGTGTGCCCAAAGAAGGCGCTTCGGATCTCGGCGGGAACTCCGCGAGCGATTGCGCGGTTGTTGAGCACCGTGCGCCACGCGTGTGATCTCATGGAAGAAACGGCCGGGTCTTCGAGTTGGACGCCAATGTCTTTGTAAAGCGCCGCACACGCCTTGACTGTGTTATCCGTCCGCCAGTGCGAGTGCTTGCCCCCCGGTGCCGGAAGGAGCGGATCGCCGGGGCCGATTGTCTTGATTCGCTCTAGCCAGAATTTCTCGCACCGCGCATCAAGCATCGGTACGGTTCGCCCCCGGTGAGTCTTGGAGTGTTCTGCCTGCACCGTCACCGCGAGTGAGTCTTGCGTGACAGTCGCGTCCTCACGAGTGAGCGCAAGCGCTTCGCTAATACGCAGACCCGGACCTGACCCCCTGGTGGTGGACACGCTGAAACCAGCATGTCGCTGGGGAAGTGAGGTACCTTTCCACCATGCCACGCAAGACCTACACCGAGCGGTTCAAGCGTGACGCAGTCTCGTTGTACGAGTCGACTCCCGGAGCAACGATCAACGCGATCGCCTCCGATCTCGGGGTCAACCGCAACTCGCTGCGCAGCTGGCTCGATGCCTTCGGCACACGCACCAAAACCAATGCCAACGGTGAGAAAGTCGCCAGCCTCATCGCCGCGTCGGACTCCGCCACCGCTGCCTCAGGACTGTCGGACGCCGAGCGCATCCGCGTACTGGAACGCGAAAACGCCAAACTCCGCGAGGAACGAGAAATCCTTCGTAAGGCGGCCAAGTATTTCGCGGAAGAGACGAACTGGTGAACCGCTTCCGGTTCGTTGACGACCATCGAGACCTCTACGAGGTCAAGCGGTTATGCCAGGTCCTGAAAATCAATCGGTCCTCTTACTACGCCTGGAAATCAGCTGCCCCTGCCCGCCGGCAACGCCTCGTCGATGACGCGGTGCTGGGAGCGCAGATCAAGGCCACCTTCAACGCCGAGAACGGCTGCTACGGCGCGAAACGAGTGACTGCGGCGATCAACTCCGATCCCGTCAACGACCGGGGCAAGGGCGGCCGTCTCAATCACAAGCGCACCGCCCGGCTGATGCGGCAGATGGGCCTTTTTGGTTTCACCAGGAAACGCCGGGTGAAAACGACGACGTCGAGTAAACGGGCCCCGAGGTTTCCGGATCTGCTGCAACGCCGGTTCACTGCGGACAGGCCGAACGCGGTCTACGTCGGCGACATCACGTACCTGCCGATCGCGGACGGGTCGAATATGTACCTGGCCACGGTTATCGACTGCTATTCGCGGCAGTTGACGGGGTTTGCGATCGCTGATGTGAGGCAGTCTCCCTGAAGCGATTGGCTGCCTCATATTCTTGACCAAATGCTTCGTTATCCCCAGGCGGATCGTCCAGGATCGCGCGAATTTGATCCGTTCAACCCTTGCCAGGAACTCTCATCCTGTTCCGACCGGCTTTCGATCGTCCGAAAGGTCACGCCGGTGCCAAAGAACGACTGAAGCCCTCAGGGACGGCTATCGGTCAATTGAGGGAGATCCCCGCGTCGTTGAGCGCTGCCCGCCCGGCGGGAGTGAGACGCACGGCCCGGGTACGACCCCTGCGGGAAAGCCATTCCTTATCCAGCAGAGTCTTGCAGATTCCCGTGCCGAGAGGGCCGGCGAGGTGGAAGCGGCGTTCGGTGGAGTCCATGCACGACCTGCCCGTGTCGAGCATCTTCGGGGGCACACCCCACTGCATGAACAAGCGATGACCTTGATTAGTGACCTGACAGTGCGAGTCGATGAACTCGTGCTCTTCCAGTTGTTCAGCCAGGCGCACCCCGAGCTTACCGGCGAGGTGCTGATAACAGGTGCGGCCTTCACGTAGGTTCGCATTCGCCCGTGACGCGCTGAGGCTGTGAGGAGTGGGCAGGGGCGAGCGGGCGACCACGCCAAGGCTCTCGACCACTCGTGCGATGTCTTCCCCGGCCAGGCGAATGTAGCGGTGCCGGCCCTGCCGAATGTCGTGGACGAGACCGTGGGTGACGAGCACGTCAACATGCTCGCTCGCCGTCGACCGGGCCAGGCCCGCGTACCTGCCCAGTTCACCAACCGTCCAGGCCCGCCCGTCCATGAGCGCAGCACACATGGCCGCCCGCGACGAGTCAGCCAGAGCCGACGCGACTGTCGAGATATCCGGGACCGCTTCAGGAAACACGCGCGCAACCATGTCTCCAGTGTGCACCCGGAACTGTTCGGTGACGACCGAACAATCGCAGGCGTAGTTTGAACTCACCAGATTCATTGCATCAGGAGACGAAGGGAGCGATCGCGATGAACGGGGACCGCCAACGGCTACGCGGGCACTACGATGAGGACTTCTACAAGTGCACCTACTTCGGCCACCCGCCCGCCGAGGCTTCGCTGGAGTCTCGCGTATGACCGCGCATCGGCGCACGGCGCTGGTCGCGACCCTCCTCGGTTTCTTCATCGTCATGCTCGATACGACCATCGTCAATGTCGCCCTCGCCGAGATCGGCACTGACCTCGACATGACGGTGGGCTCACTGCAGTGGGTCGTCGACGCTTACACCCTCGTGTTCGCCGCGTTCCTTCTCACAGCTGGGGCCGCATGCGACCGTCTCGGGGCCCGCAGGGTTTACCTCGCTGGCCTGGTGGTCTTTGCTGTGCTCTCGGCCGTGTGCGCCCTCGCTCCCACAGGCGGGTTCCTCGTCGCTGGTCGCGCCGTCCAGGGCGTGGGCGCGGCAGCGATCGTGCCGGGCTCTCTGGCATTGCTGTCGGCTGTGTACGACGATCCGAAGGAACGAGCACGCGCCATCGGGCTGTGGGGCGGCGCAGGAGGTGTTGCCGCCGCGATCGGACCGGTCCTGGGCGGAGCGCTGGTGTCGACGATCGGGTGGCGGGCGGTGTTCTGGGTCAACCTCCCCATCGTCGCTATCGGCTGTCTGCTCACCTTGTGGGCAATTCCCGCGCTCACGGGCAGTCGCGCGAGACGGGTGGACCTACCCGGACAGGTGCTCTCCGTGCTCACGCTGGTGGCAGTAACCTATGCAGTCATCACCGCAGGCGAACACGGATGGTCACCCTGGCAGGTAGCCGTGCTGATCGCCGGGGGCGTCTTCCTCGCCCTGTTCATCATCGCAGAGCGACGACACCCGGACCCGATGCTGCCGATGGCCTTGTTCACTCGTGCCCGGTTCTCCGTGGCCGCAATGGTAGGGCTCGCGCTCAACATCAGCTTCTTCGGACAACTCTTCGTGCTCTCCCTCTTCTTCCAGCAGTACCTGGGATACGAGCCGTGGCTGGCAGGCCTCGCGCTGGCACCACAGGCGTGCAGCGCCGTGGTCGCGTCACCGCTGGGCGGCCGTGCCGTCGCCCGGTGGGGCGCGTTCCCCACCATGCTCACCGGCCTGGTAGTCGGCACGATCGGCTTCAGCAGCCTCGTGCTGCTCACCGCAGAAACCCCTTACGTGGTGGTCGCGGTGTTGACCTTCACGGCTGGATTCGGGATGGCCTTCGCGATGCCGGCCGCGACCTCGGCCGCAGTGGCCTCGGCCCCGCCGGAACATGTCGGCATCGCAGGAGGAGTCATCAATGCCGCCCGCCAGACCGGCAGCGTCGTCGGCGTCGCAGTCCTCGGCGAAATGGTCGCCAGTGGAGCGTTCCTCACAGGCTTCCACACAGCCGTCGCGGTCGCCGGTGGAGTCTTCGGTGCCGCAGCGCTCGTAGTTGCTGCCACCATCATCAGTCACCTACAGGAGCCAGTTACACCTGAAGTTTAGAATCATTGTGTGATGAAGCACCATCGGAGGAGGTCGAAGAAGCTGCTCTCCCCCCCAACTTTGCAACAGCACCTATACGAGCCAGGTGCGCGTCATGCGGGCAGCCCATTCAACAACGGCTGCACCAGTCAACGCTGCGTCGGTCGCGGCCTGTGTTTGTTTTGTACTCCATAGTCCATTAACTGCTAGCATCGCGGACATGGGTAGACCACGAACGTTTGACGAGGCGACGGTGCTGGATGCCGCGGCCGCGCAGTTCAGGGTGCGTGGATTCGCGGACACGTCGACTGAGCAGTTGTGCGCGGCGGCCGGGGTGCGGCGGAGCAGCCTGTACAACGCCTTCGACTCCAAGGATGAGCTGTTCGTTCGAGCACTGGAGCGCTATGTCGAGGTCACTGGTGAGAGTCAGGAGGCGGTGCTCGCCGATGCCGAACTGGATGGCTTCGCACGCGTGAGCGGTGTTCTGAATCTCATGATCGCCGAGGAGTACGAGGCGTCCACTGAAGGGCACGCGGCCGGGTGCATGGTCGTGACGACACGCATGACGCCGGACCGCGGCAGTCAGGACCCGCGCGTCGCCCGCATCCTCGACCGTGCACTGGGACGCCAGCTCGCGATGCTGGAGCACGCCGTCAGGGCCGGCAGGTTCGACGGCAGCCTCCGGCCGGACCTGGACGCTCGGGACACCGCACTGCTGGTCGTCACCCTGATCTCAGGGATTCGCGTCATGGCACAGGCCGGCTCCGCACCCGAGGAACTGCGGCGGATCGTCGCACTCGGCCTCAGTGCCCTGACACCTTGATACGCCACTACTGAGAAATCCGTGAGCTGTCGGGCTCACCTGCACCTTTATTTTGTACTAGAGAATCCAGATTGGAGACCGGGCAATGAAGAAATACCTGTACGTACTGATGCTCACGATCATGGTGGTGGTCATGAGCGAGTTCCAGACCGCGGGGATGATGCCGCAGATCGCCGCAGACCTGGGCGTCTCGACCGGCCAGGTCGGGACGGTGGTCACTTTGTACGCGCTCGGCATGGCGCTCGGAGGCCCGCTGCTGGTGTACCTCCTGCGGCATCGCCCACCCAAAGCCTCGCTGTTGATCGTCATCGGAACCTATGCCGCGCTGGAGGTCCTGGTCCCGCTGATCCACGAGTTCTGGTGGCTGGCACTGCTTCGCGTCCTGACCGGATGCCTCTCCGGCGCCGCCTATGGCATCGCCGTGTCCTACAGCGCCCGACTGGCCCCGAGTCCGGAGAAGATCGGCGAAGCAGTGTCCATCGTGCTCGGCGGCATCATGATCGGAACCGTCATCGGCCTGCCGCTGTCGCACTTCCTCGCGGCCCGCTGGGGCTGGCAGTCCAGCTTCTACATCCTAGGCATCGCGGCCTTCGCCGTGTTCCTCATCAGCCTGCTCACCCTGCCCGCCCCTGAAGCCGCCACCCAGGAAGCCGCCGCACAGGACCTGCGCAAGCTGCGCTCGCCGAAACTCTGGTCCAGATACCTGGTCAGCCTGCTGACCATCGGCGCAGCCTTTGCCGGCTTCTCCTACTTCACCCCGCTGCTGGAACAGAACGCCGGCTTCGCGACGAATACGACGACCCTGATCCTGCTCGCCTACGGGATCGTGTCCTTCATCGGCAACCTCATCGTCGGCAAGTTCGCCGACCAGCACGCCATCGGCATCCTGCGCATCGGACACACACTGCTATTCATCTCACTCGCGCTCCTTGGAGCCTTCAGCAACGCACAGCCGCTCGTGCTGGCCATGGTGCTCATCGTAGGCGTCGCCGGAGTGCCGATGAACCCCGCCCTGGTCGCCCGCGTCGCCGAAATCGGAGGAACCGGGAACATGGTCAGCACGGTGCACACCTCCCTCATTACCATGGGCGTCGCCCTGGGATCAGCAATCGGCGCGCTCGCCATCGGCCGAGCCGGTGACGATCCCTCCGCAGCCATGTGGATCGGAGCAGCCTTCGCCGTTCTCGCCACACTCACCCTCGCAACACAAGCACGAGGCAGAAGACAACCTCTTCGACCGCCCCATGCAACTGAAACAGTAGATTGTGTCTGATCTGCTGATCTGATCAGATCACATCTCCAATCGGCAGGCCCGTCGATCTCCTGGACCATCAAACAGACGTAGCTACTTTCGCATCCCAACGGCGTTCTCGTCTCCATGTAGCGCTGTGGAGGCGATGCACTCATTGCGGAAAGGGCAAGGCACGATGTTTGTCTACGGGCAACCGAACCCGGACGCGGTGATCGTCAACCGGGTCTTCGAGACGGCCTGAGAACGCCCACACGCAGCGGCCATCAGGGAATGAGAAACTGAGTCTTCGCTGCTCTCCCCCCAACTTTGCAACAGCACCTGAAATGGGGACCGACGGTCTCAAGGTCCGGGGCGACATTCGCAGGGGTCAGATCTTGTATTTCTGGGAGTCGTAACGGGTACCTGGTCTTGTAGGCCCAGGAGCTCCCACAGGTGGTCGACAACCTGCACTGGGCTCTTCCGGGGGCAAGGTTGGATGAATCGCTCTTCCGGGGGCAAGGTTGGATGAATCCCATCTCAGCGACACGGGAACTGTACGAATCGATGTATGGGTCGACCACGACCTCGGCGGATCTAGTATTTTGAAGAGAAAAATAACCCCGCAGGGAAACCTGCGGGGTGTTGTTGTAACTAGAACGGTGCTTGTTCAGCGTCTGCGAGCGCTGCGTTCGCCGCCTCGCCTCCGCGACGGGCTGCTCGGGCCGCGGACTCCTTCTTGGAATCAATCAACTGCACCGTGTCGATGCGTGCGACCAGCGGGTAGTGCTTCACACCGTCCTTGTCGGTGTAGACGTCGGTTTTCAGCGAGTAGCTCACCGCGACGCGATCGCCGGAGCCGATGCAGCCGAACACGCCGGGGTTCTTCGCGTCCTGGACGTAGCCGGTCAGCTCCACGATCTCGGACTCAACCTTGCCGGTGGCCTTGTTCTTGAAGGTGTTGCGCGCATAGACGCTGAGCTTCACCGTCGCGCCACCGTTTGCGTGCTCGAACAGCTTCGGTGCGCGAGCTGCGTTGCCGACGATGGTGCCGTTGTTGAAGGGGTTGGACATGGTGGTTCTCCTTACGTGAGTGGGTGTGAATTGCCGTGCAATTTGGGTACTTAAGCAGCGGCTTTGCTGCTGCGGGGTGGTTGCGCTGTCGTTACAGCACTGCCCAGGGCAGCGGTGTGCCTGCCGCCTCTAGGTCGCGCAGTTCTTGCGCTGCGCCCGGATCGGCGTCCTCGCCGTCGATGCCGTCGGCGAGCTGGTAGAGCAGTTCCAGGTCGGTGTGGATGAAGTCGCGCATCAGGTGCCTCCTTGTTCGGATTGATGGTCAATCCGTCTGTTGGAGACAGCTCTGCTGTCTAGGGGTCGCTCCCCTGTCTCGTTGAGGTATCTGTCTTCGCAAGCCACGGCCCCGCGAGAAAAAGAAACCCCGTTGCATCGCTGCAACGGGGTGTGTGGTGCTACTCGGTGAACAAGATCGTGCGGGTCTTCTCGGCGCCCTCGCGGACGAGTTCAACCATCCGCTCGCCTTGGCCGATGTCGGTCAGCTTGGCCACCAGCGAGGCGAAGTTCTCCTTCGGCCCGATCTCGGTGGCTCGCTGCGCAGCCACGCCAGCTAGCCCCGGTTGGCCGGTGGCGTGGGCGAGCACGGCAACAGTGGCGGTGAGCTGCGCACGCATCCCCGGCCAGCTGGTCGGGACAGCGCGCATAACCTGCTCTATGAACGCAAGGCCAGCCTGCGGGTCATCGAGCAGTGCCGCAAGCAGCGTGTCTCGCAAGCGCGGCGTGGTGAAGCATTTCAACGCAGACCGAACAGCACGAATGCTCGGCTGGGTCATCCCCGCCGCCTGCTCATACTCACGCTGCAGCATGTCGGAGAACATGGGCGGGACATACGCCAGCGCGTCTTCGATGATGTCGGCGTGCTCGGCAGCGTCGATGCCGTGATCGGTGCTGTTCAACCGTGCCTCGATGTCGTCTTTGCTCGGCTCCGGCAGCTCGCCGGTGTGCTCTAGCATCTGCTTAAGCGCCGCCGATGCGGCGACCTCGCCGACAACACCGTGGCGCGGCTCGTCAATGAACGGATGCTGGTACACAGACCACCACGCAGCCCCGGTGACGATCTCGGGCAACTGCACCACCCCGAGCAGCGGCGGTAGGTGCACTGCCCCGCTGGTGAGGTACGTGGCCGTCTCGTCGAAGACCGGCTGTGCAATGTCATCGCTGATCATGTACGCGATAACAGCGTCGAGTTCCAGGTGGTTGACCCACGCTGCGAACCGCTCGCGGCTGTCGGTGAGCTTCTCCACGGCCTCGTCCAGGTCGAACCGTGCGACCGGGCCGAGGCGGACGGTGTCGACGCCCTCGTCGTCGACGAAGAACGCGAGGATCAGCGAGTTGTTCGGGTAAAACCCGAGGATGCCGGGGAGGTTCGCGAGGATCTCGCCGTGAGATGCAAGCGTGTGGGAATGAGTGGACATGGCAGTGCTCCTTTGCACGAATACGGGGTGTACACGGTCAATCCCGTATTCGGTCCGGCTCTGCCGGTCGCAGGCGTATCCCAGCAGTGCAGTGCCTTTGTGCGCTGGGCGTCGCTAGCGCAGCCTGATGCCTTCTCGCCGGGTGCGAGCGCTAGCGACGCAGCCTGTGCCTAAGCGTCGGCTTCGATGCGCTTGAGAGCGCGATAGATCGTCGGCCGCGAGACGTTGAGTGTCCTGGCTACTGCGCTGACGGACTTGCCGCCCTCAATAAGCTTTCTCCCGAACGCCACGGTTGAGCAGTCTCACCCCCCGAGATAGGCAGACCCCCCGAACTGCCGGCTCCCGTGGCGTTCCTTCGTTGCCGCCGACCTCGCAATCACTAAGCAATGCCCCGAAAACCTGCGCCGCTTCGTTGGAGCGTCGCAGTTCCGTTTGGTGCAGGATTTTGACCCTAGTGCACCAGCTAGTGCACCAAATGGTGATCCGCTCACAAAATGAAGAAGGCCCCTACCAGCATTTGCACTGGTAGGGGCCTTATCTTAGTAGCGGGGGCTGGATTCGAACCAACGACCTCTGGGTTATGAGCCCAGCGAGCTACCGAGCTGCTCCACCCCGCGTCGGGCGACTTCTCGCCTGCTGCCGTGATCGGCAACGGCGTTAACTATACGCACGGGGACATGAAAGACCAAATCCCCTGGTCCCGCGGTTGCGGGCCAGAGGATTGTTCACCCGGTGTTCACCGTGTTTCTACCGCGCTACTGGAGCTTCTGGTAGTTCTCCACGGCGCGGTCGAGCTTGTCCAGGGCGCGGCCGTATTCCTCGAAGGAGCCGTCACGGGCGCCTTCGATGCCGCGGAGTGCGTCGTCGATCTCCTTGAGGGCGCCGTCCTTGTCGCCGGCGGGAGCGCCCGTGGAGCCCTCGGCCTTGTTCTCCTCAGCCGACTGCTCCCCGTCCTTAGGCTCGGCCGCAGGGTCGGGCACGCCTTCGCCGGCGATGCTGATGTCCTGGGCTTCCTTGGCATCAATGCCCACCTGGCTCAGAGCCTGGGAGACGGTCGGGGCGTAGCCGACGCGGTCCTTGTAGAAGACGAGCACGCGCAGCAGCTTCGGGAAGGCGGAGGCCTGGTCCTTGCGCTGCGAGTAGATCGGCTCGACGTAGAGGATCTCGCCGTTGCCGACAGGCAGGGTGAGCAGGTTGCCGTTTTTCAGGTCGTTGGAGCCCTCCCACAGGGTGCGGTCACGGGCGACCTGGTCGGAGGACATCAGGGCATCCTGGGCCTGCTTCGGGCCGCGGGTCTGCGTGTTCGTCGGCAGGACGCGGACGGTGATGTGGCCGTAGTTGTCCGCGTCCGACGAGACAGCCATGTGGGCGGAGAGGAACTCGCGGTCCAGGCCGCGGTACGGGGTGATCAGCTGGAAGGACGGGTTCTTCGTCTTCGGGTCAGCTGCAACCACGTAGTACGGCGGCTGGTTCAGCTCGTTGCGGCCCTCCGGCGCCGTGGGGTCGTTCGGGACGGACCAG encodes:
- a CDS encoding DUF4192 domain-containing protein; this translates as MSTHSHTLASHGEILANLPGILGFYPNNSLILAFFVDDEGVDTVRLGPVARFDLDEAVEKLTDSRERFAAWVNHLELDAVIAYMISDDIAQPVFDETATYLTSGAVHLPPLLGVVQLPEIVTGAAWWSVYQHPFIDEPRHGVVGEVAASAALKQMLEHTGELPEPSKDDIEARLNSTDHGIDAAEHADIIEDALAYVPPMFSDMLQREYEQAAGMTQPSIRAVRSALKCFTTPRLRDTLLAALLDDPQAGLAFIEQVMRAVPTSWPGMRAQLTATVAVLAHATGQPGLAGVAAQRATEIGPKENFASLVAKLTDIGQGERMVELVREGAEKTRTILFTE
- a CDS encoding single-stranded DNA-binding protein, which translates into the protein MSNPFNNGTIVGNAARAPKLFEHANGGATVKLSVYARNTFKNKATGKVESEIVELTGYVQDAKNPGVFGCIGSGDRVAVSYSLKTDVYTDKDGVKHYPLVARIDTVQLIDSKKESAARAARRGGEAANAALADAEQAPF
- a CDS encoding helix-turn-helix domain-containing protein produces the protein MAFGRKLIEGGKSVSAVARTLNVSRPTIYRALKRIEADA